One segment of Bradysia coprophila strain Holo2 unplaced genomic scaffold, BU_Bcop_v1 contig_561, whole genome shotgun sequence DNA contains the following:
- the LOC119083200 gene encoding protein sly1 homolog: MTTLKERQIAAIKQMLNLNAVQSKSLANEPVWKVLIYDRIGQDIISPLIAIRELRELGVTLHIQLHTDRDSIPDAPAVYFCAPTEENLGRICQDFQSGLYDVYHLNFISPISRQKLEDLAAAALQAGCVANIHKVYDQYVNFITLEDDMFILKHQNSDSLSYYAINRANTKDFEMESIMDSIVDSLFSVFVTLGNVPIIRAPKNTAAEMVARKLEKKLRENLWDARNNLFHIDATQAGTFSFQRPILILLDRNVDMATPLHHTWTYQALAHDVLDLALNRVVVDDDDNPGPNSGARPKIKACDLDTKDKFWKTHKGSPFPTVAEAIQEELESYRSSEDEIKKLKTSMGIDGETEIAYSLVNDNTEKLTNAVNSLPQLMEKKRLIDMHTKIATSILNYIKSRRLDSFFELEEKIMSKLALDRTLGDLLKDPEFGTLEDKMRLFIIYYICTPHVPDAEFQRLEAILQEIGCDLSPLPYIQRWKGITNRSSAIPNQYEGGGTKTVSMFSKLVSQGSSFVMEGVKNLVVKRHNLPVTKITEQLMECRTGGDLDDYLYLDPKLLKGGDVVPKNRAPFQDAVVFMVGGGNYIEYQNLVDFIKQKQSANATKRIIYGASTLNNAKQFLRQLTLLGQEIKDV, from the exons ATGACCACGTTAAAGGAAAGGCAAATAG CGGCTATCAAAcaaatgttgaatttgaatGCCGTGCAAAGTAAATCTTTAGCTAATGAACCCGTGTGGAAGGTTTTAATTTACGATAGAATCGGCCAAGACATTATTTCACCATTGATTGCAATACGTGAACTTCGTGAATTAGGCGTGACGCTTCACAT aCAATTACATACCGATCGGGATTCTATACCGGACGCACCAGCCGTTTACTTCTGTGCACCGACCGAAGAGAATTTAGGGCGAATATGTCAAGACTTTCAATCGGGACTGTACGACGTGTATCACCTAAATTTCATATCGCCAATATCACGCCAGAAACTGGAAGATCTGGCGGCTGCAGCACTTCAGGCTGGATGTGTGGCGAACATCCATAAGGTCTACGATCAATACGTCAATTTCATTACATTGGAAGACGATATGTTCATTCTGAAGCATCAAAACAGTGACTCGCTCTCCTATTATGCCATCAATCGGGCCAACACAAAGGATTTTGAAATGGAATCCATTATGGACAGCATTGTCGACAGTCTGTTCTCGGTATTCGTTACGCTGGGAAATGTACCGATAATTCGAGCGCCAAAAAATACGGCCGCTGAAATGGTCGCCAGAAAATTGGAGAAGAAACTGCGCGAGAATCTGTGGGACGCTCGCAATAATTTGTTCCACATCGACGCTACACAGGCTGGTACATTCAGTTTCCAACGACCTATACTCATTCTATTGGACCGTAATGTTGATATGGCAACACCGTTGCATCATACATG GACATATCAAGCATTGGCGCACGACGTACTGGACCTAGCATTGAATCGAGTGGTCGTTGACGACGATGACAATCCTGGACCGAACAGCGGTGCAAGACCAAAAATAAAAGCTTGTGACCTGGACACAAAggacaaattttggaaaacacACAAAGGTAGTCCGTTTCCAACGGTTGCCGAGGCCATTCAAGAGGAACTGGAATCGTATCGCAGCTCGGAAGATGAGATAAAGAAGCTGAAAACTTCGATGGGAATTGACGGCGAAACCGAGATCGCCTATTCGCTGGTCAACGACAACACAGAGAAACTAACGAACGCTGTGAACTCGTTGCCCCAGTTGATGGAAAAGAAGCGACTGATCGACATGCACACGAAAATAGCCACGTCCATTCTGAACTACATCAAATCGAGACGTTTGGACTCGTTTTTTGAATTGGAGGaaaaaattatgtcaaaaCTGGCGCTGGACCGAACGCTGGGCGATTTGTTGAAAGATCCGGAATTCGGTACGTTGGAGGACAAGATGCGGCTGTTTATCATTTACTACATATGCACACCGCATGTGCCGGATGCTGAATTTCAGCGGCTGGAAGCCATACTCCAAGAGATCGGCTGTGATTTGTCACCATTGCCGTACATTCAACGTTGGAA GGGCATAACGAACAGATCTTCTGCTATACCGAATCAATACGAAGGTGGCGGCACTAAGACAGTTTCAATGTTCTCGAAATTAGTGTCGCAAGGCTCATCCTTTGTCATGGAAGGCGTTAAGAATTTAGTGGTTAAACGTCAT AATCTTCCGGTTACCAAAATCACCGAACAGTTGATGGAATGCCGGACTGGCGGTGATCTGGACGATTATTTGTATCTCGATCCAAAATTGCTGAAAGGCGGGGACGTTGTGCCGAAAAATCGAGCCCCATTTCAGGACGCTGTTGTGTTTATGGTTGGTGGTGGCAATTACATCGAGTATCAGAATTTAGTGGACTTTATAAag caAAAACAATCAGCCAATGCCACTAAGAGAATCATTTACGGTGCTTCAACTCTTAATAATGCCAAGCAGTTTCTGCGACAATTAACGTTGCTGGGACAAGAAATTAAAGATGTGTAA